The Bacillus sp. BGMRC 2118 genomic sequence GGTAAAAATAAAATATGCTTCATAGAACTCTCTGGTAGATACATATTAATAACGTCTTTATAGATAGTTCCAATTGAACAATTAAATTCCGAATTGATAATATTAAATGCACAGGTTGCTAAGATATTAGGAAAGTGTTCAAAATAACTTGCTCCAACCAATTCAATCCTTAATGGTATGCCTTTTTCCTCATAATCAATCGAATACTCGGATAGACCCAATGTTGAATGAGAAATAATCCCTTCAAAATTATTGTCGTCACATGAAAGAATATCAATCGAACTTATATTATTATCGTCCCAGTATTTAAATACTTTCGGTTTACCTTCAAATGCCTTCTGGGCTGTTCTTGCAAGGATCTTATTTTCTTCCGTTATACTCATAAAAAATCCCCAATTCATTAGGTTTTACATTATGTAATTTTATATTAAATCTTCAACTAGATTATTCGTAAGTATTTCAACAAAAAAGAGCTATAATCCTCCTAGATTACTGCTCTTTTCAAATAACTCTTATTCCACTAACCTTACCTGTTAGTAAAAAGCAGCTACTGTATTTAATTTGTATCAGTAATACACGAAATTAAATCACTGGTCCCTACGCAAAGAACTCGTTATCTAGATAATTGATTATCTGAATATGGAGTCGTTGTTATTCCACTAGGATATAGAAAACGCAGAACATAAATAGCAATAGGTACTAAAATAACAAACATAACGGTACCTACATTAAATACTAAGGATATATGATTAATATATCTAGCAAAATCATCATTGGTATTAGTGTTTATTGTTATTAGTTCGCTAAGAATAATGGGAACACTAGCAATAACGTTATTTACACTATGCAAGACTATTGGGATTAAAAGTTTCCTGGTTTTTAAGTATAAAGTACAATATAATATCCCCAAGAAAAAGTGTCCAATAAATCCACTATTAAAATGAATTAGAGAAAATATGAAGGAACTAAGTAACATAGCTTTAATTAATCCAAAAGATTCTCCCCATTTATTAAATAAAAACCCTCGAAATAAAAACTCCTCTGCAATCGGGGCAAGAGTGATAGTAACGAGTAAACCAGCTATAGTCAATAGTATATTTCTATGTTCAACTTGATTAGAGCTAGTATCCTTGAAAATTTCTCTTAAAAAGTCTTCATTTGCAATA encodes the following:
- a CDS encoding suppressor of fused domain protein: MSITEENKILARTAQKAFEGKPKVFKYWDDNNISSIDILSCDDNNFEGIISHSTLGLSEYSIDYEEKGIPLRIELVGASYFEHFPNILATCAFNIINSEFNCSIGTIYKDVINMYLPESSMKHILFLPPFLWEDKLQTINFETKKVSWLMAIPISEEEMKYADKNGIESLEKLFEENQINVFDLERPSII
- a CDS encoding CPBP family intramembrane metalloprotease: MVIKAYIWMVLYVGIQLLFVLLSITAIITVFNLMFIANEDFLREIFKDTSSNQVEHRNILLTIAGLLVTITLAPIAEEFLFRGFLFNKWGESFGLIKAMLLSSFIFSLIHFNSGFIGHFFLGILYCTLYLKTRKLLIPIVLHSVNNVIASVPIILSELITINTNTNDDFARYINHISLVFNVGTVMFVILVPIAIYVLRFLYPSGITTTPYSDNQLSR